In a genomic window of Muntiacus reevesi chromosome 1, mMunRee1.1, whole genome shotgun sequence:
- the PRR5 gene encoding proline-rich protein 5 isoform X4: MVILRDKIRFYEGQKLLDSLAETWDFFFSDVLPTLQAVFYPVQGKEPSVRQLALLHFRNTITLGVKLEDALARAHARVPPAIVQMLLVLQGVHESRGVTKDYLRLETLIQKVVSPYLGTYGLYSGEGAFTHSCILEKHYLRRSRSGDVLAKNPVVRSKSYNTPLLNPVAEHEAEGAAAGGAGIRRHSVSEMTSCPEPQGFAGAPGPGPAGAFGTSPSPPPSGPCPSRLYPPAQPPTPGAGAARGSPASSSPEHLVDQILESVDSDSEGIFIDFGRGGGSGASEFEGAGGRQSVV; encoded by the exons ATGGTGATCCTGCGAGACAAGATCCGCTTCTACGAGG GACAGAAGCTGCTGGACTCGCTGGCGGAGACCTGGGACTTCTTCTTCAGCGACGTGCTGCCCACCCTGCAGGCGGTCTTCTACCCAGTACAG GGCAAGGAGCCGTCGGTGCGCCAGCTGGCCCTGCTGCACTTTCGGAACACCATCACCCTGGGCGTGAAGCTGGAGGACGCGCTGGCCCGGGCCCACGCCCGAGTGCCCCCCGCCATCGTGCAGATGCTGCTGGTGCTGCAG GGCGTGCACGAGTCCCGGGGCGTGACGAAGGACTACCTGCGCCTGGAGACGCTGATCCAGAAGGTGGTGTCGCCCTACCTGGGCACCTACGGCCTCTACTCTGGCGAGGGGGCCTTCACACACTCCTGCATCCTGG AGAAGCACTACCTGCGGCGCTCCCGCTCGGGGGACGTCCTGGCCAAGAACCCGGTGGTGCGCTCCAAGAGCTACAACACGCCGCTGCTGAACCCCGTGGCGGAGCACGAGGCCGAGGGcgcggcggcgggcggcgcgggCATCCGCCGGCACTCGGTCTCCGAGATGACGTCCTGCCCCGAGCCCCAGGGCTTCGCCGGCGCGCCCGGCCCGGGGCCCGCCGGCGCCTTCGGCACCTCCCCGTCGCCGCCGCCGTCGGGGCCCTGCCCCAGCAGACTGTACCCGCCGGCCCAGCCGCCCACGCCCGGTGCGGGCGCGGCCCGCGGCTCCCCGGCCTCCTCCAGCCCCGAGCACCTGGTCGACCAGATCCTGGAGTCGGTCGACTCGGATTCGGAGGGGATCTTCATTGACTTTGGCCGGGGCGGCGGCTCGGGCGCGTCTGAGTTTGAGGGAGCCGGGGGCCGGCAGAGCGTCGTGTGA